A DNA window from Arachis hypogaea cultivar Tifrunner chromosome 18, arahy.Tifrunner.gnm2.J5K5, whole genome shotgun sequence contains the following coding sequences:
- the LOC112769403 gene encoding uncharacterized protein, translating to MSVHDTLRRGLSMAAKNPSIKIILGSSSKARRQILAEMGYEFTIMTADIDEKSIRKEKPEDLVMALAEAKADAIVQKLLIGSNLEKDGPTTLLITADTVVVYQGIIREKPTSEKEAREFIKGYSGSHAGVVGSVMVTNLATRKRSGGWDSAEVYFHEIPDEVIDNLIDDGVTFRVAGGLMLEHPLTLPFVDAVVGSTDTVMGLSKDLTEKLLLEVL from the exons ATGAGCGTACATGACACGCTGCGCAGAGGACTATCCATGGCTGCAAAAAACCCTTCGATTAAG ATTATtttgggttcttcttccaaggctCGAAGACAGATTCTTGCTGAGATGGGATACGAGTTTACAATAATG ACTGCGGATATTGATGAGAAAAGTATCAGGAAGGAAAAGCCAGAAGATTTGGTTATGGCATTGGCTGAGGCGAAG GCAGATGCTATTGTGCAAAAGCTACTAATTGGAAGTAACTTGGAGAAAGATGGTCCCACCACTTTGTTAATTACTGCAGATACT GTTGTGGTGTACCAAGGAATAATCAGGGAAAAGCCAACTAGTGAGAAGGAAGCTCGGGAATTCATCAAAG GATATTCTGGTAGCCATGCAGGTGTTGTAGGATCTGTTATGGTTACTAACCTCGCCACTAGAAAGCGCTCTGGGGGATGGGATAGTGCAGAG GTTTATTTCCATGAAATACCAGATGAGGTCATTGATAATCTG ATTGACGATGGAGTTACATTTAGAGTTGCTGGCGGTTTGATGCTGGAACATCCACTCACATTACCATTTGTAGATGCAGTG GTTGGTTCAACTGATACTGTGATGGGACTTTCCAAAGACCTAACAGAGAAACTCTTACTGGAAGTTCTATAG